TCTTCACTTCCTGTTTTCCTGTAGATGTTCCTGTCCATTGGTTTTTCAGCCATTGGCGTTGCTGGCGCCATCTACTGTTTCGTAGTGGCGATTTTTGGTTTGGTAAACGGACCCCACTGCAGATATTCTATGTTTTCAATCTGGGGAAGACCTTTCCAGGGCAGGTAAGAAGATCACCTAATTAGTTGCTGCTATTTTTAGCTACTTTAAagtggagtgaattttgtgccaaaggttttatgtaaaaaaaatagaatttgcaaccaaaacttaaaaaaatcaaatggaaaaattgtatgttgcaagaaaaaatatatagcacatatatatatttttaaataaagaagaaCGCTTGAAATTGGCAGGGTGGGCATGGTCAGTCTCAGATGAGGGTTCAAGATGCCAGGagtcagtccaaaaccagctgaccaatgaagactcaaggggaacgccttcttctaagccccgcccacccgtgaaaaatgtgccaaaaatcaaaagcaaaaaactgaagcaggaAACGAAAGTCTTTAATAgacaaaatgttaaataaaaatctacagtaaattcacaaaaacacaaaaataaaaagcaaagactggcaaaatacaaactgaaataattaaaaaataactgcaaaggataataaagtaatcaagtatatcaaaaatatatatatttgctataaattgtttctcttttgaatttgcaaaatacagttgttgtttttttacttttataaattccacccattgctgacaaagatgtgcaaatgcacacacacacacacacgtttgttATGTCCCTGAAGACTATAGTAGAagtgttgccaatagaataagactacTATCTGGGAAAGATACATAAAGTTACTGGCACCAACATCCTAACCTTGCTAATCTGAGCTTTTTAggctgaatgcaaccaaatccttacagcaatctCCAGAATCTTTTAGagagtcttctctggacagtactCTACAGtttacccttgatttcagaagataaaattaacaaattaacagaTTTCCCAATGCTTTAGCCTGTATAGTGTATGataatactatattatatagcaataatactatataatggccgtgccaatattacaggttatagcgtgaatctcaagtgtattattgtgattataccacagttccatttttgctgtttattgaaagattttaaagagttaaagaggaggagaaaataggatctgtttggttataaaaactccgccagttaaaatagttccattgctgctctgtttgtagctgcgctgtaaataagctctgcattatcgaccatttcagtaaaaattgtggaaatctaatcttactgtaaataaaaatatcatatattaacagtaaagtatatacatttaagcttttattttaataataactgcTCTTatcctgatattggtggctgataatgtgtataATAATGCGTATTtcggctcccagtggtgtttaatgacgttgcatttggtttgtatttggcttgtatgcgctgcatcgctgctaggttatctgtatgtggtggagtaatacatggtgagcttcggttacagtgcattaccggctgataatgtcactcaaaaaacgtctctcagccaatcatgttgcagggtcggaactaactgtgattTAATCTACCTTTCTGTACTTTTTCTTCTTAAGTTCTGAGGGATATCTGACTGATCAGAGTCAGTGGAGCACGTGCACCGAGCCGAAGAACGTGGTGGCGTTTCACGTGGGCTTGTTCTGTACGCTGTTGTTGGTCAGCAGCCTGGAGATGGCGCTGTGCTTGTGCCAGATGATTAACGGCCTGGTCGGCTGCATCTGTGGAGCTAAAACATGAGCAAGCGGTAAGATAagcacacaaggaatcatgtagtaatttaaaaacagtgttaaacaaaccaaaatactctgtgaagaagcgttTAGATACGCTTATCTACTCtcgcagtcctgatgagtgccagttccatcattataatatttTCTTGCTTCTCAGCGATTCTTAACTGGTGGGTCGGATCTGGTGCAGACGTTCTGTTCTCACCttttatattggggaaaaaaagagaaaaaagaaaagataatttCTTACTGATGTACTCTAAATCCGAGGAAAGGGAATTATCTAATTTTGTTGCCCTTATTTTGGCCTGAAgacatttttttatacagtttgttttaatgattaagccttttttattattatacataaatatatgtatcgatttttactttttatatttagatttttaagttatatttttgttttaattgatttattttaatataacacgGTCACAACATTTTgtaattttgattattttttatttgttcttttacagtttttctatttttattattatatattattttctattgTCTCATCTTTTTACGTTACTTTTACTGTTGTTTTCCTTTTccatttttattctgattttgttcTCTCTGTGTGTACAGCAATCTGAGCTGCATTTAAACTTATAAAAGGcgctttaaaaataaagtttattattattatttattatatttatacatgtagtttgtcatgttcctcctcagtttctccAAAACTGCTCTAAAATTCACTTTGCATCCATAAGTATGTGGAAATGGGgttttaaatccaattttattaaaaaaataaatgtgtttgttttgtattctataaaagtgggacttgtgaaaatgtgggtcccgaaacattactgaaatattcactattcactgtatacctgtaactctacctcttcactactttactttaactgatgctctcaaacactttattaagaaacaagatattcaagtaattaactcttgatgagttcagcacagctgttaactgaaagcctgaattccaggagactctacctcataaaactgactgagaaaatccagcagagatgttcaaaactgatcatctaaacaagaatgtaaaatataaatcatattctggtttgtttaacactttaaaataatgaaaaatcacttATTTTAAATTGTTGACTGGTACTATAACTGTTCATCAAATCAGAGgctcacttactttttctagcctgaaTTGTGTCTGTAAATATCTTAATAAAGAGCatagaataatatataatttaataaaaaatatatataattgaacagttatatatatatatttatagtgatGTTTACAAAAATCCACactgcaggctagaaaaagtaagtgttCCTGTTTGATTTTCAGGATTTCTGTATTTATTACtaataaatgtgatttaaacTGTTTGTGTCTCTGTTGTCTTTTTCAGTGCAGTGAAACATCGCCCTCCGGAGGACAGCATGTATTACTGCAATCCAGATAAAAATACGCATTTAAAGATAATCAGCCTGCTTTCTTCATCACACACAGATACTGTTATAtattattacacttattatcTACTGACTAGTAAATACTGtacaagttatatatatatatatatatagttataagttagtatatatatatacagctctgtaaaaaatgaagagataacttcagtttctgaatcagtttatctgattgtgctatgtataggtttatgtttgagtaaaatgaacattgttgttttattctataaactacagactacatttctcccaaattccaaataaaaatattctcatttacaacatttatttacagaaaatgagaaatgactgaaataataaaaaagatgcagaactttcagacctcaaataatgcaaagaaaacaagttcatattcataaagttttaagagttcagaaataatcaatatttggtggaataatcctggttggtttttaatcacgtttttttttttcatgcatcttggcatcatgttctcctccaccagtcttacacactgcttttggataactttatgctgctttactcctggtgcaaaaattcaagcagttcagtttggtggtttgatggtttgtgatcatccatcttcctcttgattacattccagaggatatataatataatttgataaaatcaaagaaactcataattttatgtgtcttttatttatttacagagttgtatatatTGCATACTATTGcagactttctgtaaatcctataaacttcatttttcttcttaaatatcactgttttcttctgctatatatgatatatttaactgaaactgcagATCTGAacagccaatgatttataaaggaaaattatgaaaGTTATCAGGGCTTCACTGTACAGGAGATTTTAATATTCACATGTTTTAGATATGTTTCAGATCGGGTGGGCTCCTGAACTGGGGCATATCTTGTCTTGATCTTGTTTTATCTTTTGGAGTTCCTGTTGACAGTCTCGAGCTGCATGATGCGGTGATCTCAGATCATAATCCTGTCATGATTAAAACATCCTGAGTTAGTAAAACAGTCTCACCTGATTCTGACATTTAAAAGCATTTGAATGTTTAGCTCTGAACTATATGTGATTCTTTGCCTCTGTATTAAATCTCAAGCATTTCCCAATacatcatttttatttgttttttttaatgaactgcattttacgcactataaggcgcagcggattgtaaggtgcattatgcgacactagtaaggaacaggggtgtcgccatgttttcctttcctttttcctttcttttaagACTATAAAGCGAAGTTAAATAAACAaccaaaacatttttcttttaaagtcatcgagtgctggatgttaatctacacagatttctctcctgaaaacggtttatttgggtgattaaagagcttctgtttatttacagtaagattagatttccagatttccactaaagcattagcagctaaccgctagcgctaatGCTGCCTGGCTTGTtgatttgtcccacgtagcttgttttaatgtgGTAAACATGCAGCCTAGcgattagcgtggttagcagttaatgctaatgctgctcctgcagtgctagccgggattagcagcaggctacagtcctgtaatcctcacctctgaatgccgaaagagctagcgcttagcgcggttagcggttaatgctaatgcttctccagcagtggtagccagggttagctgcaggctacagttcgataatactcatctctgaatgccAGAAGAGCTAGTGATTAGCGttgtgcttagcggctaatggtaattctgctccagctttagtgctggagaactttactgaaactcctgtataactctgtacttcagcagagtgactttactgctccttaatacctgactggtagaattcatacataaggagcaccggattataaggagctctgatgatgattttggggaaaattaaaggattttaagtgcacccaTATTACCACACCTAAGActtcccagccaatcacagtgcagcagAGCAGCTGAATGGGACACAGCCGTCACTACAAGTGAATTTGATGTTTTTATTTCAGGTttaaaagaagaaggagaagttTTGTCTTGACGATTTTAAgaatttactgcaaaaaaaaaaaaaaaaaaaaatatatatatatatatatatatatataaaaaaaattcagagGATAAAAAGATCTATCCATATtctaaaattacagcttgaagattttatgcagaattatttggattaggAAAGAGGAACCACATATTATTAACAAcagcttttattacttttaaaaagaacaaaagatGATATATGACTTTAAAAACTGTTGCCAGAATATAGAGATGCTGCGTATGAACCCCAGGGAATAAaagagctaaataaaataaaaaaaatgattgtatttaatacatgaatacaattaaacattttgggaACATTACTCACCTTTCATTATCATTTTTTCTCTGggagaaaatatcctgtttaagaaaatgaagacaagaaaaatgataaataataaatgtatttttatatttatatatatttataaacaataaCAATCAACATTCATGTATTTATTGCATTTGTTttggcacaaaaaaacaaaacaaaaaaacaaaaacaattactaGTTTATCTCAGAAAACCTGAATATCATGAGAATTTTGCTATCATAATTTAATTAAAAGATTTCTTCACTAAAAGCTCGTAAAACCAGAAATActaaatcctaaccttaacccagtttACTAGAATATTTAATTCATGACTATTAATTTATAGAAGATAATAAGTGTTAGATGTGTCACTTTAAACTTAATAAATACAGAAGATGATCATTTAATGAACTTTTCTGgttgttttgagatgcactagtaaacaggactgcttaaataaatgaaatttaaGATAAGCATCATTTCTATGGGTGGGAATtctaaataaaacagaacatcCTCCGGAACTGATCTTCTGCATAAGATTATCTCAAACTGACTAAACCAGCTAAACCACGTCTGCAGAACGTCCTCAGAACATCTTTAACAGCTGTACGGATCTTCTATATCTGTATTATAATTATAGAATGTATAATGATAAAGTTTACAGGATGTAATTTCAGATGTTTAAGTGCAGATTGTTCTGTTTTTAGAGGAACAGAAGAGGAACGGGACTCAGAGCTCCATCAGTGAACGGTAGGAGAACCGAGTTCTACAGCTAATGAGGAGAATCAGGAGAAACAGTTTAAAGAACAgctttttccccagagctgtttCCATACTAAACTCTGTTCATAGCTGATCCTCCTCACCACCATTCTGATCATCAATTCatctatttattgtaatatataatgtacattttatatcTGTGGTTTAATCCATAATGTCTTTTCAATCTGTAAATCACTGTTAATATTTATTGagattataaaatgttttttattgataaaatgtattttattgagattataaaatgttttttattgataaaatgtattttattgagattataaaatgtattttattgataaaatgtaTCTAGTtgagattttaaaatgtattttattgataaaatgtatctagttgagattttaagtgatagaaaaGCACAAAGTATTgcgtaagtgtgaagtggaacgaaaattatacatggttttaaaagatattatcaaataaaaatcctaaaatgtgatgtgcatttatatatatatatatatataacctttcTTAAATTGTTTTTGCAGGTAAAAAAATGGGATACATTTTTCACACtcaatattttactttaaaaactttttttgatcAAATGTTTATGTTTACTACTGtggtttaatttatttacagtaaattactgtaGAATTCATTATATTCTGTGTGTAGAATGTCCATTTcacacaattatatatatatatatataattaaattgtcTTTTGCAGGtaagaaatggggaaaaaatgactttttttaaaaagaatactGATAAATTTAAATGTTGTAACTCACAGTTGACAGTGTTTTACAGTTAAATCCACTCTTTACAAAGCTGTAAAAATATGATCAAACACAACTGTCAGTATTTCACTATAAACATAATATAATGAATTTTACAGTAATTTACTGTAGATTAATTAATCCACAGTCGTAACCACCttaaaaaatgcagtaaaatacCATCGATCACAACCgtcactattatacactaattTTACAGCAGTTTGTTTCATACTGAAAGTTTAGAGCTCTTTTATTTCTAATgaaaaattatttagattttatttctaATGATCTGGTTTTTATTAGATAGTTGAAGATCCTCTCTGAGATGTCGTCGTCTGAGAAGACGGAGGACGTCTACCAGACCCTGAACCAGCCTTCAGTAGTGAAGAACCTCCACCCAGAACCCGGTGAGACCCAACGttacccaacaccaccaccaccatcatcaccaccatcaccaccattaccatcatcaccaccaccaaccccaccttcaccatcaccatcaccattatcaccatcaccataccatcaccaccaccatcaccacatcaccatcacaatcaccaccatcaccatcatcaccactatcatcatcaccatcaccaccttcaccatcatcatcaccaccatcaccatcatcaccatcaccaccattaccaccatcaccatcatcaccaccatcaccatcatcaccaccattaccaccatcaccatcatcaccatcaccaccttcACCATTATCAtcacaatcaccaccatcaccatcatcaccatcaccaccatcaccaccaaccccaccatcatcaccatcaccaccatcaccaccaaccccaccatcatcaccataCCAAccccatcatcaccaccatcaccatctccatcatcaccaatatcaccatcatcaccaccatcaccaccatcaccatcaccagtaCAGTGAtcacaattattaatattaatttaatgttattttaacaaATGTCCTGCTGAATTCCGTCTCCTACAGGATCAGAGAGGAGCAGCAagctgatgatgatgctgatgatcttTAACTCTCTGTTATTGATCGCTGGATTGATCCTGATCGGACTCTTTTACAGTAAGTACTGATCAGTTTACTTAAATAAAGTTCACTTTAATAACAAACAGAAGTTTTATTAATATTCAACACAGAAATCAGTTTtcaattccaaagggttcacttactttttctagcctgcactgtctGTGTTTAATTAATATTGAAGATTTATATTTaagctttacattaaaaaaaaatcatgtttgataagaaatgttATTGAAATtcctaacattttattttattatattatttaataaaactgtATTAACTATAAATCTGCAACTgccaaaatataaataataaaaatcatacaATTTGCACTTTTCTTAAACTTcactttaaaatcaatattttattgaacacaaattAATCAGTTCATGTTCCTCCAAACCTTTCgtttttgttttagttctctagtttttatgtttttaatattagatagatagatagatagatagatagatagatagatagatagatagatagatagatagatagatagatagatactgtagatactttattgatccccggggggaaattcttggcatccagcagcaggttacacaatacacaaggttaaaaaagataaaatataaaatataaagatacatataaatacaatcaaataagaaatagaatatacagtgtaaatgtacagtcttcgtgtgtgtgtgtgtaatggagatggagaatggaggtagtgcagttgaacacaatagacagtgaacaccagttgatgtgcataatgtgaggataactgatgtcagccaaacagaaagtgcaaatacacagttatataataatttaaattaaattaagcagtgcaaaagatacgtaaacagtgcaaaagatacgtaaacagtagatgaattaactagtgaatgaactactagtgcaaaatatggtagaactataaaaagtgttctaggcatcagcaagtctgagagtgtgtccatagctgggggtgtgtccatggtgtggccagagtggccggaatgaaaaagtttcacagagtctttagtttgctgtgctgagaggagttgaacagtcttatggcctgaggaacaaaagactttcggagtctgtctgtggagcaggactgggacagcagtctgccgctgaatgagctcctctgcctggtgatggtgctgtgcagagggtggtgaacattgtccatgatgttcagcagattactgagggctctcctctctgccagtggtgttaaggactccagctctaatcccagcacagaaccagctttcctcaccagcctgtccagtcgtccagcatccctcttgctgatgctgcctccccaacacacaacagtgtaaaagaggacactggctaccacagactggtagaacatcaggaggagtttctggcagatgttgaaagccctgagccttctgaggaagtacagtctgctctgagccttcctgtagagggagtcagtgttcactgaccagtccagcctgtcgtccaggtgcacaccaaggtatttgtaggatttgaccacctccacgtcgaccccctcgatggagattggctgctgagcagagggcctggacctcctgaagtctatgcacatctccttggttttggagatgttcagctgcagatggttcatcttgcaccacatcacaaattcctcaaccaggcttctgtactccctctcatcatcattacgcacacaccccacaattgcagtgtcgtcagagaacttctgcatgtggcatgactccgagtggtatttgaagtctgatgtgtacagtgtgaacaggactggagagagaacagtcccctgtggtgctcctgtgctgctgatcactgtatcagaggagcagtccctgatcctgacatgttgtggtctcccagtaaggtagtcagtgatccaggtgaccaggtgcatatccacctccatcttcatcagcttgtctctcagtagtaggggctgtatggtgttgaaggcactggagaagtcgaagaacatgaccctcacagcacctccccccttgtccagatgagagtgagctctgtgcaggagatagaggatggcatcttccactcccaccttttcccggtacgcaaactgcagtgggtcctcagcatggtggacctgaggtctgagttggtccagcagcagtcgctccatggtcttcatcacatgagatgtcaaagcaacaggcctgtagtcattcagctccttcgggtgtgccttcttgggaacaggaatgagacaggttgtcttccacgtggcaggaactctccctagacgcagactcaggttaaaaacatgttggaggggctcacccagttgaacagcacaagccttgagcattctggggcacactctgtccgggccagctgccttcctggggtgaagtctcctcagctgtctcctgacctggtcagcagtaaaggttggtggactggaggagatgatttgtctgccagttgatagtgttgatggtggtgatgatgaagatggtggaggtgagggtgatgatggtgctgatgaagatggtggaggtgagggtgattgtgctgatggtgatgaagatgatgatggaggtgagggtggtggtgatgatgatgacggtgatgatgttgatgaagatggaggtgagggtaatggtggtggtgatgaagatggtggagttggagttgaaggtgatggagatggtggtgatgatggtagagatggagaagatgttggtgatgctgcaggagggtaggaggagggggcagcaggagtaGGACAGTCAAACCTcttgtaaaagttgttgaactggtttgctctgtccacaccgccatctactgggttgccgttgttgttcttgcacccagtgatggttttcattgcaccccagacttccttcatgttgttgtcttgcagctttctttccaccttcttcctgtaagactccttggcctctttaagacgtaccttgagttccccctgtacgcgcttcagctctaccaagtttccgtctttgaacgccctcttcttttggttgaggaggtccttgacggagctggtaatccagggtttgttgtttggaaagcagcgtacagtctttgtgggaacagcaacatccatacagaaattcaagtagtccgtaacacagtgagtcaccccctcaatgtcctcaccatgtgggaTGATATTGATGATTTCTATtcaagtttttaaataaaaaatatttattcctTCATAAGAAATGGTATTAAAAAGCGGGctaggcactgccactatgattgggagatcgctctctctgggtgggtacagtacagtagatggcgctctctctttcccctcatcactcctagggtgatgtagatcagcacaaggctgcatctgtgagctgatgtatcagaaccgagtcgctgcgctttcctccgagcgttagcgctgtgatgctactctgcaatgctacagcatcagcagcaggtcaaaaagaggcggagtctgacttctgtatcggaggaggcgtgtgctggggCACTACTAGtgatactagtgatagggggagtctgtgttgggtaattggccttgggaaacaaaaagataaataaatgtaaaaaaaaaatctgaattgtaattgtaatagaaatgttgcatatttatattgaaataaaTCTGCACTGCCACAATATAAAGTATAATTTGCTATTTTCTTGTTAAATTcactttaaaatagtttttaagtgAAAATAAATTGTTCCTCCAAACCTCTCGTTTTGTTATGGTTGTATCATTTTTTTCAGGGTCGGTATTGGAGGAGAATAAAGGGGCGTGGCTTCTTCATGATGATTCTTTCTACTTTATCTGGGAGGCGGAGGGGAACTGTACTAAAGCAGCGAACTACTGTAGCGCCAAAGCATCCAACATCAGACTCGCTGTACTCACACCTGAACTGAGGGTAATTTATCACCTgagtattaattttaataattatattcacTGATTAGATTCATACTATAGAGAGTATACATATCTACAGTAAATCAACACTAGTTTAAGTTCCAAATACCAAGAAACACCCTACAAACCACCTAGCAATAACCTAAAAACCAAGTTACCAATATCTAGTAacaccctatcaaccacctaCACACAGAAGACAGATATACCTTATGTTAATTATATTCATTAACTATACTAATAATGACTAACCTAATTCATACATAATTATATTAGCTTAGCAATCCCACTGTACTCTACTCTTATTCCTATTATTTGTCCAATTACTATATGATATAAGCTAGTAATACACTAGCAACCACCTGTCAATACCCTAGAAACCACTTAACAAATGTTTAGCCACGGCACAATACCCAAAACCCAACCTAATACCCTTTAACACCTTATAAACAACTTACCATTACCTTTAAAACCTTGAAACAAATATCTACTATACACCTAGTAATACCCCAGAAACCATCATATGATAACCTAGAAACTGCATAACAAATGTTTAGCCACAAACTATAGTAACCACGGGCAATACCCAAAAACCCACCTAATACCAATTAAATCCCTAAGAACCATCTACTATAAAAACCTCAAAAGTAatatctagcaacaccttatcaaccaccttaCGCTAACCTAGAAACTGCGTAACATTTTTAGCCCTACTCGAGCAATCACCAAGCAATACCCTTAAAAACAACTGATAAAAACCTCCCAACACCACAAGAACAAATATCCATCAACACCAAACTAATACCCAAGGAACCACCTCACAATAACTAGCGACATaacactgcgtgtgtgtgtgtgtttatgtgtgtgtgtgtgtgtgtgtgtgtgtgtgtgtgtgtgcgcgtgcaggATTGGCTGATAAC
This genomic interval from Astyanax mexicanus isolate ESR-SI-001 chromosome 1, AstMex3_surface, whole genome shotgun sequence contains the following:
- the LOC103040095 gene encoding transmembrane 4 L6 family member 5, whose translation is MCTGKCARFIAWSLYPLSIISITCNIILLFPDWKVKYALDHQLTPEVMLMGGLCGGGLAVLAPALFIHLTGRKGCCANRCGMFLSIGFSAIGVAGAIYCFVVAIFGLVNGPHCRYSMFSIWGRPFQGSSEGYLTDQSQWSTCTEPKNVVAFHVGLFCTLLLVSSLEMALCLCQMINGLVGCICGAKT